From a single Hypomesus transpacificus isolate Combined female chromosome 14, fHypTra1, whole genome shotgun sequence genomic region:
- the LOC124476247 gene encoding ankyrin repeat domain-containing protein 34C-like isoform X2, translating into MADILELRTDGNSLLKAVWLRRLRLTRLLLEGGAYINESNERGETPLMVACMSKHSDQQSVSKAKLVNYLLDNKADPNIQDKAGRTALMHACIQRAGHEVVAHLLTNGADPSLEDRSGASALVYAINADDKETLKHLLDACKAKGKEVIIITTDKSPSGTKTIKQYLNVPPSPELDERGTPTFCTSPSDIDLRASPTLTLPEQQNTIFSFQTKLKTASSTATKLPNGPTSPTRRLANPKRARLPQLKRLQSEPWGLIAPSVLAAAAHEESKRSPSDEDVVTGINGLSLSKRSTLSRQNSVDGKEGLFPLVSDQPTKMTSSLSVPPTSKGAYERSLSQHQPLARRSTIPTEHDGSNTSGPASLRDTVHRRRLGTDHYDSDSQLYSDSGVVDSPKVPLERRKLSTSPLALLTSSRESLDSNASTSSPSTARRRAPGLLERRGSGTLLLDYISHTRPGHLPPLNVNPNPPIPDIGASSKPSSPLATGFRSIAPVAPTSPKRGNLQTKKKLIRRHSMQVEQMKQLSTFEKVAQQ; encoded by the coding sequence ATGGCAGACATCCTGGAGCTGCGAACAGACGGGAATTCTCTCCTGAAGGCGGTATGGCTCCGACGCCTGAGACTCACCAGGCTCCTGCTGGAGGGGGGCGCATACATCAACGAGAGCAACGAACGCGGAGAGACCCCGCTTATGGTGGCCTGTATGTCGAAACACAGCGACCAGCAAAGCGTGAGCAAGGCAAAGTTGGTCAATTACCTGTTGGACAATAAAGCGGACCCCAATATACAGGACAAGGCGGGCAGGACAGCTCTGATGCATGCCTGCATCCAGAGAGCGGGACACGAGGTAGTCGCTCATCTACTAACAAACGGGGCGGACCccagcctggaggacaggagtGGGGCATCTGCTCTTGTCTATGCTATCAACGCAGATGATAAGGAGACCCTCAAGCATCTTCTGGACGCATGCAAAGCAAAGGGTAAAGAGGTCATAATCATCACCACTGACAAGTCACCATCAGGGACCAAAACCATCAAACAGTACCTCAacgtgcccccctccccagagctcGACGAGCGCGGCACCCCCAcgttctgcacctctccctctgATATTGACCTGAGAGCCTCCCCCACACTTACCTTGCCTGAGCAGCAAAACACTATCTTCAGTTTTCAGACAAAATTGAAAACAGCCTCTAGCACAGCTACAAAGCTTCCCAACGGGCCCACCTCACCCACCCGACGCCTGGCCAACCCCAAACGGGCTCGCCTGCCCCAGCTGAAGCGCCTGCAGTCCGAGCCCTGGGGGCTGATTGCTCCATCCGTTCTCGCAGCAGCGGCTCACGAGGAGAGTAAAAGGTCCCCCTCGGACGAGGACGTCGTCACAGGCATCAATGGACTGTCTCTGTCCAAGAGGTCAACTCTGTCTAGACAAAACAGCGTAGATGGCAAGGAGGGGCTTTTCCCTCTGGTCAGTGACCAGCCCACCAAGATGACTTCTTCATTGTCGGTCCCACCAACTTCCAAAGGGGCGTATGAGCGCTCTTTGAGCCAGCACCAGCCCCTGGCACGACGCAGCACAATCCCAACCGAGCATGACGGCAGTAACACCAGTGGACCTGCTAGTCTGAGAGACACAGTCCACAGAAGAAGACTGGGCACTGATCACTATGACTCCGACTCACAGTTGTATTCTGACTCTGGCGTGGTAGACTCTCCAAAAGTTCCCCTGGAGCGGAGAAAACTCAGCACGTCTCCTCTGGCCCTGCTGACCAGCTCTAGGGAGTCTCTGGACAGCAACGCGagcacctcctctcccagcACAGCCCGCCGCCGCGCCCCTGGCCTACTTGAAAGGCGGGGCTCAGGGACTCTGCTGCTGGACTACATTTCCCATACCCGTCCTGGCCACCTGCCCCCTCTCAACgtgaaccctaaccctcccatccCTGACATTGGGGCCAGCAGCAAGCCCTCATCTCCTCTGGCTACAGGATTCAGATCAATAGCTCCAGTAGCACCAACCTCACCAAAGAGAGGCAACCTCCAGACCAAGAAGAAACTTATTAGAAGGCACTCTATGCAAGTGGAGCAAATGAAACAACTTTCTACTTTTGAGAAAGTGGCCCAGCAGTGA